The Xiphophorus couchianus chromosome 5, X_couchianus-1.0, whole genome shotgun sequence genome includes a region encoding these proteins:
- the xpa gene encoding DNA repair protein complementing XP-A cells, which produces MMLLLLLLLRSFGFQIKGAVVGRTEQKKSQGGSIAPITKTTRKKQRKPSAVSFITTVRCSAETTPSPLYETIMDRSESEGADAAAPPPDQSPKPELSAAMRAKIERNRQRALMLRQARLASRPLSAVEGATSAKVSKTIDSGAGFFIEEEEGGEEERKAKKVVHQPAPVIEPDYLLCDDCQKPFMDSFLSNSFDLSVCDKCRDNEEKHKLISRTEAKQRYLLKDVDLDKREPPLRFILKKNPHNPHWGDMKLYLLLQVEKRCMEVWGSEEALEEARETREENKEVQKQKRFNKKVRELRRAVRSSTWTKNTRAHQHEYGPEEVVDPEEDLYKKTCTTCGHELTYEKM; this is translated from the exons atgatgttgttgttgttgttgttgttgagaaGCTTTGGCTTCCAGATCAAGGGAGCCGTCGTGGGAAGAACGGAACAAAAGAAAAGCCAAg GTGGCAGCATTGCGCCAATTACTAAAACGACGAGGAAAAAACAACGGAAGCCTTCAGCTGTCAGTTTCATAACAACAGTCCGATGCAGCGCTGAAACAACGCCGAGCCCTCTCTATGAGACCATTATGGACCGGTCCGAGTCAGAGGGAGCTGATGCTGCCGCTCCCCCGCCAGACCAGAGCCCCAAACCGGAGCTTTCTGCCGCCATGCGGGCTAAGATAGAGAGAAACCGTCAGCGGGCGTTGATGCTCCGCCAAGCGCGGCTTGCGAGCCGCCCGCTGTCCGCCGTGGAGGGGGCGACCTCGGCCAAAGTGTCCAAGACGATCGACTCTGGTGCAGGTTTCTTTatcgaggaggaggagggcggcGAGGAAGAGCGGAAAGCTAAGAAGGTGGTGCATCAGCCAG CTCCGGTGATTGAACCAGACTATCTGCTGTGTGATGACTGTCAGAAACCCTTCATGGACTCTTTCCTCAGCAACAGCTTCGACTTGTCTGTGTGCGACAAATGCAG AGACAATGAGGAGAAGCACAAGCTGATCTCCAGAACTGAGGCCAAGCAGCGCTACCTGCTGAAGGACGTCGACCTCGACAAGAGAGAGCCCCCTCTTCGGTTCATactgaagaaaaaccctcataaCCCACACTGGGGAGACATGAAGCTTTACCTTCTGCTGCAG GTTGAAAAAAGATGTATGGAGGTTTGGGGCTCAGAGGAGGCGCTGGAAGAGGCCAGAGAAACGAGGGAGGAGAACAAAGAGGTCCAAAAACAAAAGCGCTTTAACAAGAAAGTCAGAG aGCTGCGCAGGGCGGTGAGGAGCAGCACGTGGACCAAAAACACCAGGGCCCACCAGCACGAGTACGGACCAGAGGAGGTGGTGGACCCAGAGGAGGACCTCTACAAGAAAACCTGCACCACCTGCGGACATGAACTCACCTACGAGAAGATGTAA